In Lacrimispora indolis DSM 755, a genomic segment contains:
- a CDS encoding extracellular solute-binding protein — MKDKQCLMIVGVVLAFALTACSKGGERTAGNEPDPSQKTAAAMDSGKAGVHQELDGVRMKEKTKITVEVYDRANDGGSKPEDNFYTNYIKEGMLRDHNVEVEFIPVPRWTETEQINNLLAGGSAPDICVSYSYPVVSTYSAMGAVVDMAPILEEYKDVLPNLWELLGEENLYYNKDPKTGSIYAIESLRANQATLCTFVRADWLKKLNMKEPTTLEEFETMLHAFKDNAEMLLGADAAKMVPLSYSFDAGWRAQPLVGSFVPTSMTEKDYYINSFASDRLMTYPNVKEGYRLLNKWYNDGLIWKDFAIYPAGDPTEDNMIKAGYVGASIGPNWDYPYRNGEDSIQANIRRATGDEEAGMIAIDPFQDDTGARRKYIYSPAGTDRKIFFPATNNEPVASALYLDWISQMDNRLFLQFGEEGVTCETQSDGAVKTLSVTGEKIMNSINNTDYTLTINGLKMKDEETTLKTVALGYDTVSSDVITKAYYASTTDGFAPKHYNLGDIEAEAGIEESLRVKRDAFLDQAVSASVDKFDAIFDSGFADYLASGAQAVIDERTDKWQEFFGDSTSGK; from the coding sequence ATGAAGGATAAACAGTGCTTAATGATAGTAGGAGTTGTATTGGCTTTTGCGTTGACCGCATGCAGCAAGGGTGGAGAGAGAACGGCTGGGAATGAACCGGATCCGTCGCAGAAGACTGCCGCAGCTATGGACAGCGGCAAGGCAGGGGTCCACCAGGAACTCGATGGTGTGCGTATGAAAGAGAAGACAAAGATCACAGTGGAGGTTTATGACCGTGCCAATGACGGCGGTTCCAAGCCGGAGGATAATTTTTATACCAATTATATCAAAGAAGGAATGCTGCGGGATCATAATGTAGAGGTAGAGTTTATACCCGTACCTCGCTGGACGGAGACAGAACAGATCAACAATCTTTTAGCGGGTGGTTCTGCTCCCGATATCTGTGTGTCCTACTCCTATCCGGTGGTTTCCACTTACTCAGCTATGGGTGCAGTCGTGGATATGGCCCCCATTCTTGAAGAGTATAAGGATGTTTTACCAAATCTTTGGGAACTTTTGGGTGAAGAGAATTTGTATTATAATAAGGACCCGAAAACCGGCTCAATATACGCAATAGAGTCTCTGCGGGCCAATCAGGCCACTTTGTGCACCTTTGTACGGGCGGATTGGCTCAAAAAGCTGAACATGAAAGAACCGACAACTCTGGAAGAATTTGAGACTATGCTGCATGCTTTTAAGGACAATGCCGAGATGCTGTTGGGGGCGGATGCAGCAAAGATGGTACCTCTTTCCTATAGCTTTGATGCCGGATGGCGTGCTCAGCCCTTAGTAGGCTCCTTTGTACCGACATCTATGACCGAAAAGGATTATTACATCAATAGTTTTGCCAGTGACAGACTGATGACTTATCCCAATGTTAAAGAAGGATACCGGCTGTTGAACAAATGGTATAACGATGGACTGATATGGAAGGATTTCGCAATTTATCCCGCCGGAGACCCTACAGAGGATAATATGATTAAAGCTGGTTATGTAGGCGCTTCCATTGGTCCTAACTGGGATTACCCTTACAGAAACGGTGAAGATTCCATCCAGGCAAATATACGGCGCGCCACCGGAGATGAAGAGGCTGGAATGATTGCGATTGACCCCTTTCAGGATGATACGGGGGCAAGGCGCAAATATATCTACAGCCCCGCAGGGACTGACAGAAAAATATTTTTCCCGGCTACAAATAACGAACCTGTGGCTTCAGCACTTTACTTAGACTGGATCAGCCAAATGGACAATCGTTTATTTTTACAGTTCGGCGAGGAAGGCGTTACCTGTGAGACACAGAGCGACGGTGCGGTCAAAACCTTGTCCGTTACCGGCGAGAAAATCATGAATTCCATAAACAATACTGATTATACTCTTACGATCAACGGGCTGAAGATGAAAGATGAGGAAACAACTCTAAAAACGGTGGCCTTGGGTTATGATACGGTTTCCTCTGATGTTATCACAAAAGCTTATTACGCTTCAACGACTGATGGCTTTGCTCCTAAGCACTATAATCTGGGAGATATAGAAGCGGAAGCCGGTATAGAGGAATCTCTAAGGGTAAAAAGGGATGCGTTCTTAGATCAGGCTGTTTCAGCCTCTGTGGATAAATTTGATGCTATATTTGACAGCGGTTTTGCTGATTACCTGGCAAGCGGCGCCCAGGCCGTCATCGACGAGCGCACTGATAAATGGCAGGAGTTTTTTGGAGATAGCACCAGCGGAAAGTAA
- a CDS encoding AraC family transcriptional regulator — MNRIYEKFEEDCKCDFKDIVAVERAYHSHDGFEVYLFLDGEINYYIEQYCYPLMGSELLLINPGEYHRAVLLNTVKYKRMTLNVSVGILRELSDAETDLSDCFSNAKGTGKVLHLNTQELQSFIFAAKQLETALNGGTAYGHGLLAKSCLLQVLVQLNRLFLMAGKKKIENTMPALVQKVIEYVEQNLTDNIKLDDISSSLCFNSAYINRQFKKITGLTIGQYILCKKVDLAKRYLCENHSLMEVCELSGFNDYSNFSRTFTSRVGCSPREYRK, encoded by the coding sequence ATGAACAGGATTTATGAGAAATTTGAAGAAGACTGCAAATGCGATTTTAAGGATATAGTGGCTGTGGAGCGGGCTTACCACAGTCATGACGGCTTTGAGGTCTATTTATTTTTAGACGGTGAGATTAATTATTATATCGAGCAATATTGCTATCCTTTGATGGGAAGTGAGCTATTGCTCATCAATCCGGGAGAATATCACCGCGCCGTACTCTTAAATACTGTGAAATACAAGAGAATGACACTGAACGTCAGCGTAGGTATACTAAGAGAGCTCTCGGATGCTGAGACGGATTTGTCAGATTGCTTTTCGAACGCTAAAGGTACAGGAAAGGTCCTGCATTTGAATACCCAGGAGCTGCAAAGCTTTATCTTTGCAGCAAAACAATTGGAGACGGCCCTGAATGGAGGGACCGCTTACGGACATGGGCTGTTGGCTAAATCCTGTCTGCTTCAGGTGCTTGTGCAGTTAAACCGGCTGTTTTTAATGGCGGGTAAGAAAAAGATTGAGAACACGATGCCTGCGCTGGTGCAGAAAGTTATCGAATATGTAGAGCAAAATTTGACAGACAATATCAAGCTGGACGACATATCAAGCAGCCTTTGCTTTAATTCTGCATATATAAACCGGCAGTTTAAGAAAATTACGGGACTTACCATAGGGCAGTATATTCTGTGCAAAAAGGTGGATTTGGCTAAGCGGTATCTGTGTGAAAACCACTCTCTAATGGAGGTGTGTGAACTCTCCGGCTTTAACGATTACTCAAATTTCTCACGGACTTTTACCAGCAGGGTTGGCTGTTCTCCCAGGGAATATCGAAAATAA
- a CDS encoding response regulator transcription factor, with amino-acid sequence MAEKQRILIVDDDSNIAELISLYLLKECYETEIVGDGEEALRVFPEFRPNLVLLDLMLPGMDGYQVCREMRSSSQVPIIMLSAKGEVFDKVLGLELGADDYMIKPFDSKELVARVKAVLRRYQTTPVPAALHTDHQGDYVEYPDLIVNLTNYSVIYMGHSIEMPPKELELLYFLASSPNQVFTREQLLDHIWGYEYIGDTRTVDVHIKRLREKIKDHTGWALTTVWGIGYKFEVKR; translated from the coding sequence ATGGCAGAAAAACAGCGGATATTGATCGTAGACGATGACAGCAACATCGCAGAATTAATTTCCCTATACTTGCTAAAAGAATGCTATGAAACAGAAATCGTAGGCGACGGAGAGGAGGCGCTCCGGGTGTTCCCGGAATTCCGTCCCAATCTGGTGCTTTTGGACCTGATGCTTCCCGGTATGGACGGCTATCAGGTCTGCCGGGAGATGCGATCCTCCTCCCAGGTTCCCATCATTATGCTGTCAGCCAAGGGTGAGGTCTTTGATAAGGTCCTTGGCCTGGAGCTGGGTGCCGACGACTATATGATCAAGCCCTTTGATTCCAAAGAGCTGGTGGCCCGTGTAAAGGCTGTCTTAAGGCGCTACCAGACCACTCCTGTTCCTGCAGCCCTCCATACGGACCATCAGGGAGATTACGTGGAGTATCCGGACCTCATTGTCAACCTTACGAATTATTCCGTCATCTATATGGGCCATTCCATTGAGATGCCGCCAAAGGAGCTGGAGCTTCTTTATTTCCTGGCTTCCTCTCCAAACCAGGTGTTTACAAGAGAGCAGCTCTTAGACCACATCTGGGGATATGAATACATCGGTGATACCAGAACCGTTGACGTCCATATCAAACGTCTCCGGGAAAAGATCAAGGATCACACAGGCTGGGCCCTTACAACGGTTTGGGGCATCGGCTACAAATTTGAGGTGAAACGCTAG
- a CDS encoding Gfo/Idh/MocA family protein, protein MIHIAVVGLGNISGKHLHGLLLFPERCKIVALCDIYPEKAEAAKEKYGLKGARVFNDHIKMLSSELKIDLVHICTPPSSHAEIAINAMNAGVNVLVEKPMAPGLKECDEMLEAEKRNGVVLSCISQNRFRNPVWRLKKLVDSGLAGNILAAHADSLWYRGHCYYDLWWRGTWEKEGGGPTLNHAVHQIDILNWIKGELPEEVTSLLANVAHNNSEVEDLSFSAFKYADGTAAEVTASVVHHGEGQSIVLQCEKARIAAPWSIAADVTQNNGFPIPGGNAVLEKELNEYYDKIEPLVYEEHDGEIDDVLTALEKGTRPLISGEDGKGTVELITAMYMAGFEKRTVKLPITPEDEYYTANGLMRHAPHFYEKKASIENFSYTDIIPTGDMGRTK, encoded by the coding sequence ATGATTCACATAGCTGTAGTAGGACTGGGCAATATTTCTGGAAAACATTTGCACGGGCTTTTACTGTTTCCTGAAAGGTGTAAAATCGTCGCTCTTTGTGATATTTATCCCGAAAAAGCCGAAGCCGCTAAAGAAAAATATGGATTGAAGGGGGCACGGGTTTTTAACGACCATATTAAAATGCTCTCTTCTGAGCTGAAAATTGACCTGGTACATATCTGTACCCCGCCCTCGTCCCATGCCGAAATTGCCATAAACGCCATGAATGCCGGAGTAAATGTGCTGGTAGAAAAACCCATGGCTCCAGGTCTTAAAGAATGTGACGAGATGCTGGAGGCTGAAAAAAGAAATGGCGTTGTGTTGTCTTGTATCTCTCAGAATCGCTTCCGCAATCCTGTCTGGCGCCTAAAAAAGCTGGTGGATAGTGGGCTGGCTGGAAATATACTGGCCGCCCATGCAGATTCCTTATGGTATCGTGGACATTGCTACTATGATCTGTGGTGGCGGGGCACCTGGGAAAAAGAAGGAGGCGGTCCAACCTTGAATCACGCAGTACACCAGATAGACATACTTAACTGGATTAAAGGGGAACTGCCTGAAGAAGTGACCTCTTTGCTGGCCAATGTGGCCCACAACAATTCCGAGGTGGAAGATCTTTCATTTTCGGCATTCAAATACGCTGATGGTACGGCGGCGGAGGTTACGGCTTCGGTGGTTCACCACGGAGAGGGACAGAGTATTGTCCTTCAATGTGAAAAAGCCAGGATTGCTGCGCCCTGGAGTATCGCTGCCGATGTTACCCAGAACAACGGATTTCCCATACCGGGGGGCAATGCTGTTCTCGAAAAAGAATTGAATGAGTATTACGATAAGATAGAGCCCTTAGTTTACGAGGAACACGATGGAGAAATAGATGATGTGCTTACAGCTTTAGAAAAGGGAACGCGGCCGCTAATTAGTGGGGAAGACGGAAAAGGGACGGTTGAACTGATTACCGCTATGTATATGGCAGGGTTTGAAAAGCGAACAGTCAAGCTGCCCATTACACCAGAGGATGAATATTATACCGCCAATGGCCTGATGAGGCACGCACCGCATTTTTACGAAAAAAAAGCCAGTATTGAGAATTTTTCCTATACTGATATTATTCCTACAGGAGACATGGGGAGGACGAAATGA
- a CDS encoding Gfo/Idh/MocA family protein gives MSVNKVDGMNYAPKGKPSPVVKEGEFVIAAIALDHGHIYGMCNGLTEAGATLKWVYDPDEKKVEAFLTAFPQAKAARSEEEIFSDPEVKLIAGAAITSKRCELGLRVLAAGKDYFTDKAPLTSLSQLEAAKRAVVQSGKKYMVYYSERLHVESAVYAGQLIEQGTIGEVVQVIGMGPHRLNASSRPDWFFLKDQYGGILCDIGSHQIEQFLFFSGAKDARVVHSQVGNYGHREYPELEDFGDAMLVADNGATHYFRVDWFTPEGLRTWGDGRTFILGTKGYIEIRKFVNVGTEDEVGNHVYLVNEEGEFHYAVEGQVGYPFFGKLILDCVNRSEYAMTQAHAFKAAELSILAELNAEKIK, from the coding sequence ATGAGTGTAAATAAAGTTGATGGAATGAATTATGCACCAAAAGGAAAACCGAGCCCCGTAGTAAAGGAGGGGGAATTTGTCATAGCAGCGATTGCATTAGACCATGGCCATATCTACGGGATGTGCAACGGACTGACAGAGGCAGGAGCCACCCTCAAATGGGTATACGATCCCGATGAAAAAAAGGTAGAGGCTTTTTTGACGGCATTCCCACAGGCGAAAGCCGCAAGGAGTGAGGAGGAGATCTTTTCTGATCCTGAAGTGAAGCTGATCGCCGGGGCGGCCATTACTTCCAAGCGCTGCGAATTGGGCTTGCGGGTACTGGCTGCGGGGAAGGATTATTTTACGGACAAAGCGCCTCTGACCTCACTTTCTCAGTTGGAAGCCGCCAAAAGGGCTGTGGTGCAAAGTGGAAAAAAGTATATGGTCTACTATAGTGAGAGGCTGCACGTGGAATCAGCCGTTTACGCAGGACAGCTTATTGAACAGGGTACGATTGGTGAGGTGGTCCAGGTTATTGGCATGGGACCCCATCGATTAAATGCCTCCTCCCGCCCGGACTGGTTTTTCTTAAAGGACCAATACGGTGGAATCCTGTGCGATATCGGCTCTCACCAGATTGAACAGTTCCTCTTTTTTTCCGGGGCAAAGGATGCGAGAGTGGTTCACAGCCAAGTGGGTAATTACGGACACCGGGAGTATCCGGAACTGGAAGATTTCGGCGATGCCATGCTAGTGGCCGATAACGGTGCCACTCATTACTTTCGTGTGGACTGGTTTACGCCGGAAGGACTGCGCACTTGGGGAGACGGCCGCACCTTTATTCTCGGTACGAAGGGTTACATTGAGATCCGAAAATTCGTCAATGTGGGTACGGAGGATGAGGTTGGAAATCACGTCTATTTAGTCAATGAGGAGGGAGAATTTCATTACGCGGTGGAAGGGCAGGTAGGCTATCCGTTTTTCGGAAAGCTGATCTTAGACTGTGTAAACCGCAGCGAATACGCCATGACGCAGGCACATGCTTTTAAGGCGGCGGAATTAAGTATATTGGCGGAGCTGAATGCCGAAAAGATCAAGTAA
- a CDS encoding S1C family serine protease yields MPENNGPGDRKTEPRRFINEKIVRQPMSKRDMLKRALGLFATAVIFGIVAAVTFAVSRPVAERFFEKESTSESVPVTIPKDDPETVPAEAETGSTAAETEPIEDILKSAMEKYPFSVDDLNTLYGSLRSLVQKSDKGIVTVHSVKTQTDWFNNSVENSSLFSGVIIASANQELLVLTPDGAVEDAEAIRVAFSDGTEVQGTVKQTDKLSGMAIVSVSTADLGRALLEEVKAIELGNSYSVKQGDLVVAVGGPAGMVHSVGYGFISYITKNVQVTDGVTRILYSDVKGNASTGTFLMNTAGQIIGWVTDDHKNDGSKDMTAAMAISDYKSILGKMSNGGAFPYFGIKGQEVSAVMNSTGLPLGVYVVDVNADSPAYNAGIQCGDIIRTMGDETIVTMKDFQAVLENTNPGDVIPVSVSRNGREEYKEIQYQVTIGAR; encoded by the coding sequence ATGCCGGAAAATAACGGGCCAGGCGATAGAAAGACGGAGCCACGTCGGTTTATCAATGAAAAGATAGTGAGACAGCCCATGTCAAAAAGGGATATGCTTAAAAGGGCTTTGGGCCTTTTTGCGACTGCGGTTATTTTCGGAATCGTTGCAGCTGTTACATTTGCCGTATCCCGGCCTGTCGCTGAAAGATTTTTTGAAAAGGAATCCACCAGTGAAAGTGTTCCTGTGACCATACCAAAGGATGACCCTGAAACGGTGCCTGCTGAGGCTGAGACCGGGTCTACGGCGGCTGAGACGGAACCTATTGAAGATATTCTAAAGTCCGCCATGGAGAAATATCCATTTTCAGTGGATGATTTAAATACCCTGTATGGAAGCCTTCGGTCTTTGGTCCAAAAGTCGGACAAAGGGATCGTGACGGTCCATTCCGTAAAGACCCAGACAGACTGGTTTAATAACTCTGTGGAAAATTCCAGCTTGTTTTCCGGAGTGATCATCGCTTCTGCAAATCAGGAGCTTCTTGTGCTGACCCCGGATGGGGCAGTGGAGGATGCAGAGGCTATCCGTGTGGCGTTTTCCGATGGGACAGAGGTTCAGGGAACCGTCAAGCAGACCGACAAGCTTTCCGGAATGGCAATCGTAAGCGTTTCTACGGCTGACTTAGGAAGGGCTTTGCTGGAGGAAGTCAAGGCCATTGAGCTGGGGAATTCCTATTCCGTGAAACAGGGGGATCTGGTTGTGGCCGTTGGCGGCCCTGCCGGCATGGTTCATTCTGTTGGTTATGGATTTATATCGTATATAACGAAAAACGTGCAGGTTACGGATGGAGTAACCCGCATCCTGTATTCCGATGTGAAAGGAAATGCCAGTACAGGCACTTTTCTCATGAATACAGCCGGTCAGATCATCGGCTGGGTGACTGATGATCATAAGAATGACGGAAGCAAGGATATGACGGCAGCCATGGCCATATCCGACTATAAGAGCATTCTGGGAAAGATGAGCAATGGCGGGGCATTCCCGTACTTTGGGATCAAGGGACAGGAAGTGAGCGCTGTCATGAACAGCACTGGGCTGCCTCTCGGAGTGTATGTAGTTGACGTAAATGCAGACAGCCCTGCCTACAATGCCGGGATCCAGTGCGGCGATATTATAAGGACCATGGGAGATGAAACCATTGTTACCATGAAGGACTTCCAGGCAGTCCTTGAAAATACCAACCCTGGAGATGTGATTCCTGTGAGTGTTTCCCGCAATGGAAGGGAAGAATATAAAGAGATACAGTATCAGGTAACCATTGGAGCCAGGTGA
- a CDS encoding sensor histidine kinase, which produces MTHSLYYKFILGYLLFGLLGFVIIATFSSEITDQYLLGRRSEALYDEANQIASSYSGMYHGKDMNLSSSYPELVKEANYLHAQIWIVDRQGKVVSDSAQSDKQGQIIENFDPTSMGNKSYIIGDYYHQFSYDVLSVHAPITGNYTTHGYVVIHLPLSYLRLERDGILNIVYVTSAAVFGLSLIILLVFTKNVYFPLKKITAGANEYAQGNFAHHIEVHTRDEMGYLAATLNYMSAELGKMEDYQKTFIANVSHDFRSPLTSIKGYLEAILDGTIPPEMYEKYLNRVISETDRLNKLTQGLLTLNSLDSKGYLNRTSFDINRVIKDTAASFEGTCSEKSINFDLTFSESIQMVYADLGKIQQVLYNLIDNAIKFSHADSTIYIQASAKYEKIFVSIKDTGIGIPKESLKKIWERFYKTDLSRGKDKKGTGLGLAIVREIIQSHGENIDVVSTEGVGSEFIFSLPKAGTP; this is translated from the coding sequence ATGACACATTCTCTCTACTATAAATTCATCCTGGGCTATCTGTTGTTCGGCCTCCTTGGATTTGTGATCATTGCCACCTTTTCTTCTGAGATCACGGACCAGTATCTCCTTGGCCGCCGTTCCGAGGCCCTGTATGATGAGGCTAACCAGATTGCCTCCTCCTACAGCGGCATGTACCATGGAAAGGATATGAACTTATCCTCTTCCTATCCGGAGCTTGTGAAGGAAGCCAATTACCTTCACGCACAGATATGGATCGTGGACCGGCAGGGCAAGGTAGTATCAGACAGCGCTCAGTCTGACAAACAGGGACAGATCATCGAAAACTTTGACCCTACCTCCATGGGCAACAAGTCCTATATTATCGGCGACTATTATCATCAGTTTTCCTATGATGTACTAAGCGTCCATGCTCCCATTACGGGGAACTATACCACCCATGGCTATGTGGTGATCCACCTTCCCTTGTCCTACTTGAGGCTGGAGAGAGATGGGATCTTAAACATCGTCTATGTTACATCGGCGGCGGTGTTCGGCTTATCCCTGATCATCCTCCTGGTCTTTACAAAAAATGTATATTTTCCTCTTAAGAAAATCACAGCCGGGGCAAATGAATATGCCCAGGGAAATTTCGCACACCACATTGAAGTGCATACGAGAGATGAAATGGGCTATCTGGCCGCTACGCTCAACTACATGTCCGCTGAACTGGGCAAGATGGAGGATTATCAGAAAACCTTTATCGCCAACGTTTCCCATGATTTCCGTTCTCCCCTGACCTCCATCAAGGGATATCTGGAAGCCATCCTTGACGGAACCATACCGCCGGAAATGTATGAGAAATATTTAAACAGGGTCATTTCAGAAACGGACCGGCTGAATAAGCTGACACAGGGTCTTCTGACCCTTAATTCCCTGGACAGCAAAGGGTATTTGAACCGTACCAGCTTTGACATCAACCGGGTTATTAAAGATACGGCAGCCTCTTTTGAAGGGACCTGCAGCGAAAAAAGCATTAACTTTGACTTAACCTTTTCCGAAAGTATTCAGATGGTTTATGCGGACCTTGGTAAAATACAGCAGGTCCTTTATAATCTCATTGACAATGCCATAAAGTTCAGCCATGCAGATTCCACCATCTACATACAGGCTTCGGCAAAGTATGAGAAAATATTTGTTTCCATTAAGGACACAGGAATCGGCATCCCAAAGGAAAGCTTGAAAAAGATATGGGAACGGTTCTACAAGACAGACTTATCAAGAGGAAAGGATAAGAAGGGGACAGGGCTTGGCCTTGCCATTGTCAGGGAAATCATCCAGTCCCACGGTGAAAATATTGATGTGGTCAGCACGGAAGGAGTTGGATCGGAATTCATCTTCAGCCTTCCTAAGGCCGGAACTCCATAG
- a CDS encoding endonuclease MutS2, which yields MNQKALKTLEYHKIIAQLTQFASCDSGKELCKNLVPSTDYHEIVRAQKETTDAATRVRQKGSISFGGIKDIRPSLKRLDVGSALGIVEILSISSLLTSSARVKAYGRHEDSELPEDSLEEFFRMLEPLTPVNTEIKRCILSEEEVSDDASPGLHHVRRSMRSINDKIHTQLNSILNSNRTYLQEAVITMRDGRYCLPVKSEHKSQVSGMVHDQSSTGSTLFIEPMAIVKLNNDLRALEIQEQKEIEMILADLSNQLAPYLEELETDFEILTKLDFIFAKAALSRHYNASEPIFNTNRIINIKDGRHPLLDPSKVVPISIHLGRDFDLLIVTGPNTGGKTVSLKTVGLFTLMGQSGLHIPAFDGSELAVFDEVFADIGDEQSIEQSLSTFSAHMTNIVHILEQADSNSLCLFDELGAGTDPTEGAALAISILSFLHNMKCRSMATTHYSELKVFALTTPGVENACCEFNVETLKPTYRLLIGVPGKSNAFAISKKLGLPDYIIEDAKNHLEAKDETFEDLLTHLEENRVTIEKERIQIASYKLEVEQLKARLTQKEERLDERRDHMIREAKEEAQRILRDAKDTADQTIRSINKLAADSGVSKELEAQRSKLRNKLQDVDSTLSLKNEKKQPGKQIDPKKLKLGDGVKVLSMNLNGTVSSLPNAKGDLYVQMGILRSLVNLSDLELLHEESVSTPSGNGSRKTGSGSSSTRMSKSFSISPEINLIGMTTDEAIPQLDKYLDDAYLAHLPQVRVVHGRGTGALKNAVHKHLKKLKYVKEFRLGAFGEGDSGVTIVSFK from the coding sequence ATGAATCAGAAAGCATTAAAAACTTTAGAATATCATAAAATCATCGCACAGCTTACCCAGTTCGCGTCCTGCGATTCCGGCAAGGAGCTGTGTAAGAATCTGGTCCCTTCAACGGACTATCATGAGATCGTAAGGGCTCAGAAGGAAACCACCGATGCAGCCACAAGAGTCCGTCAGAAAGGCAGCATCTCCTTTGGAGGCATCAAAGACATCCGGCCTTCCTTAAAGCGCCTGGACGTAGGAAGCGCCCTGGGGATCGTGGAGATTCTTTCCATCAGCTCCCTTCTTACCTCCTCAGCCCGGGTAAAAGCATACGGCCGTCATGAAGACTCGGAACTGCCGGAAGACTCTCTGGAGGAATTCTTCCGGATGCTGGAACCGCTTACCCCGGTCAACACGGAAATCAAACGCTGCATCCTCTCCGAAGAGGAAGTGAGCGATGACGCCAGCCCGGGGCTTCATCATGTAAGACGCTCCATGCGATCCATTAACGACAAGATTCACACCCAGTTAAACTCCATATTAAATTCCAACCGGACCTATCTTCAGGAAGCGGTGATCACTATGAGGGATGGACGTTACTGCCTCCCGGTGAAATCCGAACACAAATCCCAGGTATCCGGCATGGTTCACGACCAGTCCTCTACAGGCTCCACCCTATTTATTGAACCAATGGCAATCGTAAAGCTTAATAACGATCTCCGGGCCCTGGAAATCCAGGAACAAAAAGAGATCGAGATGATCCTTGCGGATCTAAGCAACCAGCTGGCTCCTTATCTTGAGGAGCTGGAAACAGACTTTGAAATCCTGACAAAACTGGATTTTATTTTCGCAAAGGCAGCCTTATCCAGGCATTACAACGCCAGCGAACCAATATTTAACACAAACAGGATCATCAACATCAAGGATGGACGCCATCCCCTTTTAGATCCTTCCAAGGTAGTCCCCATCAGCATTCATCTTGGCCGGGACTTTGACCTTTTGATTGTAACCGGCCCTAATACGGGAGGAAAGACTGTCTCTTTAAAGACAGTAGGCTTATTTACCCTCATGGGACAGTCCGGCCTTCATATTCCGGCATTTGACGGCTCTGAGCTGGCGGTGTTTGACGAGGTGTTTGCAGATATTGGAGATGAACAGAGCATTGAGCAGAGCTTAAGCACCTTTTCTGCCCACATGACCAACATCGTCCATATCTTAGAACAGGCAGACAGCAATTCCCTCTGCTTATTTGACGAGCTTGGAGCAGGAACCGACCCTACGGAAGGAGCGGCTCTTGCCATCTCCATCCTGTCATTCCTTCACAACATGAAATGCCGCTCCATGGCAACCACCCATTACAGTGAGTTAAAGGTATTTGCCCTTACAACTCCAGGCGTAGAAAATGCCTGCTGCGAGTTTAACGTGGAGACCCTTAAGCCTACTTACCGCCTTTTAATCGGCGTACCCGGAAAGAGCAACGCCTTTGCCATTTCTAAAAAGCTGGGACTTCCGGATTATATCATTGAAGATGCAAAAAACCATCTGGAAGCAAAGGATGAAACCTTTGAGGACCTTTTGACCCACTTAGAAGAAAACCGGGTCACCATTGAAAAGGAACGGATCCAGATCGCTTCCTATAAACTGGAGGTGGAGCAGCTAAAAGCCCGTCTGACCCAGAAGGAAGAACGTCTTGACGAACGCCGGGATCATATGATACGGGAGGCCAAAGAGGAAGCACAAAGGATCCTGCGGGATGCCAAGGACACCGCAGACCAGACCATAAGAAGCATCAACAAGCTGGCCGCAGACTCAGGCGTGAGCAAGGAACTGGAAGCCCAGCGAAGCAAATTAAGAAACAAGCTTCAGGATGTGGATTCCACCCTTTCCCTGAAAAATGAAAAAAAACAGCCCGGCAAGCAGATCGATCCCAAAAAGCTGAAGCTGGGAGACGGCGTCAAGGTCTTAAGCATGAACTTAAACGGGACCGTCAGCTCCCTGCCTAATGCCAAGGGTGATTTATATGTGCAGATGGGAATTCTCCGTTCCCTGGTCAACCTTTCGGATTTAGAGCTGCTCCACGAGGAGTCGGTTTCCACCCCTTCCGGAAACGGTTCAAGGAAAACGGGAAGCGGAAGCAGTTCTACCCGTATGTCCAAGTCCTTTTCCATCTCACCGGAAATCAACCTGATCGGCATGACCACTGATGAAGCCATTCCCCAACTGGACAAATATTTAGACGATGCCTATCTGGCCCACCTTCCCCAGGTTCGTGTGGTACACGGGCGCGGAACGGGAGCCCTAAAAAATGCGGTTCACAAGCATTTAAAGAAATTAAAATATGTAAAGGAATTCCGGCTGGGCGCCTTTGGCGAAGGGGATTCCGGAGTAACCATCGTTTCATTCAAGTAA